The following proteins come from a genomic window of Candidatus Thorarchaeota archaeon:
- a CDS encoding FAD-binding oxidoreductase: protein MKLRNIVAGANASIYYRLDFEKIKRVFYPENKEDVCDAISYARKHDYDVTPKGAGSGLSGACTGGDRGRVIISTLRMNKILDVSTEQGYVDVHPGTTPDEINALLEPKDMKFWVAPSSRDVATVGGILNTDGGGNDTWVNGTMRDNTLKVELMLYDGREISVDKDGAESEDPELQRELNNKRLTINDIASSHGTLGFITRLRVAIGPFPDEELTGALVEYDDYDTMGKTIHEMISRNSPIRYGESIVMAHDDIRENLSPPLQILEFPEHYAEELAEITDYRQLETSELERLKDTRIKLPKRNPKEGIQLALFEGYGLHDDSLRDMGRSIELINEVLLDHDLIPFAKYGHAPSKWYLGNNKPAYGIIMHSREIRPKGQSGEDIFETVLALVDRCKELGITPKPEHKWPFADEDKKQRLTELREIMGRGFNSFILEKNCAASTLRTMV from the coding sequence ATGAAGCTGCGTAACATAGTAGCAGGGGCAAATGCGTCAATATACTACCGACTTGATTTCGAGAAAATCAAACGGGTTTTCTACCCTGAAAATAAGGAGGACGTCTGTGATGCTATCAGCTATGCTCGAAAACATGATTATGATGTTACTCCAAAGGGAGCGGGTTCGGGTCTTAGTGGAGCATGTACTGGAGGGGACCGAGGAAGAGTAATCATCAGTACCCTTCGAATGAACAAAATTCTCGATGTCTCGACTGAGCAGGGGTATGTGGACGTTCACCCAGGTACGACTCCAGATGAAATCAATGCGCTTCTGGAGCCAAAGGATATGAAATTCTGGGTTGCCCCAAGCAGCAGAGATGTTGCAACAGTTGGAGGTATTCTGAATACAGATGGCGGTGGGAATGATACGTGGGTCAATGGCACGATGCGTGACAATACACTCAAGGTTGAGCTGATGCTTTACGATGGGCGTGAAATATCCGTAGACAAGGATGGTGCAGAATCTGAGGACCCAGAACTCCAGAGGGAATTGAATAACAAGAGACTAACAATCAATGATATCGCCAGCTCTCACGGGACGCTAGGATTCATAACCCGGTTGCGAGTCGCCATTGGGCCATTCCCTGATGAGGAACTGACTGGTGCCCTGGTCGAGTATGACGATTACGACACAATGGGCAAAACGATTCATGAGATGATCAGTAGAAATAGTCCAATCCGGTATGGTGAGAGCATAGTAATGGCTCATGACGATATACGGGAAAACCTTTCTCCCCCGCTTCAAATACTAGAGTTTCCTGAGCATTATGCTGAAGAATTGGCAGAAATAACTGACTACAGGCAGTTGGAAACATCAGAGCTTGAACGACTGAAAGATACCAGAATCAAGTTACCCAAAAGAAATCCCAAGGAAGGGATACAGCTGGCACTGTTCGAGGGTTATGGGCTCCATGATGATAGTCTGCGAGATATGGGGCGAAGTATTGAACTCATTAATGAGGTTCTCCTAGATCACGATTTGATTCCCTTCGCGAAATATGGACATGCACCAAGCAAGTGGTATCTGGGCAACAACAAACCTGCATATGGTATAATAATGCACTCAAGAGAAATCAGACCCAAGGGGCAAAGCGGTGAGGATATTTTCGAGACAGTACTAGCACTAGTTGACAGATGCAAAGAGCTTGGAATCACACCAAAACCCGAACATAAGTGGCCATTTGCTGACGAGGACAAAAAGCAAAGACTCACAGAACTCAGAGAAATAATGGGCAGGGGTTTCAATAGCTTCATCCTCGAGAAGAATTGTGCTGCATCAACTCTGCGAACGATGGTTTAG
- a CDS encoding M28 family peptidase, with protein MQKKKAIAVLVIIGSISTVFLGYMLRIPQEDSNGQDQITTIEPHHYNELNWWDVAWELGENKQFLTPFSEILRQGNRYVTYDRGYAQAAEYILDRMDSLGLDASYCGNHDSVLVHQPGYGNDSRAIVFGAHLDTGPGGLGVDNNAGGCAVVSMIASILSQYRLPVDIYYCYFSYNMYFLDEQKKNRAMYGSKEIVDHLQSEGVDVIAYYNFDQLLFRDELQDEGQRLLVEHERLSLHSYHSTKYLADILVSFMKKSGEDIISTTEEYLTDTDHQSFWDAGYPAVNVRSGHRPDPENPPSDSKNSPDYNTTQAILLAKAAATTAVYLSQQGNGNTTDVKIESSLAANHEMSYYTAMTINQRMNISAILSNQGTLDLQIRNASDVILPSTSISGNFTLLQTDYATGLGQVCVTILNNENTTMSFEIHLRYESDTDGNGVPDAEQYTWPPPDPPLDWDKDGLPNKDENEEGTDIFVADTDGDSMNDGPEIENGLDPLVEDSLKDLDDDGLTNIREMRMGLAPNNNDTDSDRIPDGWEVLFRTDPLVNDSTVDADNDNLTNYEEYQNGSDPLKIDGDSDGLTDWEEVQLGTDPLNDDSDEDGLEDELEILEGLDPLVPDYDSDLSPDGLDPNPRVNALLVIIMLSCVPILIGSIIFWRRIG; from the coding sequence ATGCAGAAGAAGAAAGCAATAGCGGTACTAGTTATCATCGGCTCAATTTCAACGGTATTTCTGGGATACATGCTCAGGATTCCTCAAGAAGACAGCAATGGTCAAGATCAGATTACAACAATTGAACCCCATCACTATAACGAGCTGAACTGGTGGGATGTTGCATGGGAATTGGGAGAGAATAAGCAGTTTCTGACACCTTTTTCGGAGATTTTACGTCAAGGTAACAGGTATGTTACATACGATAGGGGATACGCACAAGCAGCTGAATATATCCTAGATCGAATGGATTCTTTGGGGCTTGACGCTTCATATTGTGGAAATCATGATTCCGTACTGGTCCATCAGCCCGGTTACGGTAATGATAGCAGAGCAATAGTCTTTGGAGCACACCTAGATACTGGACCTGGTGGATTGGGTGTCGACAATAATGCGGGTGGATGTGCTGTTGTGTCCATGATTGCATCCATTCTATCACAGTATCGTCTTCCTGTTGACATTTACTATTGTTACTTCTCCTACAATATGTACTTTCTAGATGAACAAAAAAAGAATCGGGCTATGTATGGCTCAAAGGAAATCGTAGATCATCTTCAATCAGAGGGTGTTGATGTTATCGCATACTACAACTTCGACCAACTGTTGTTCCGAGATGAACTACAAGATGAGGGTCAGAGGCTTCTTGTTGAACATGAACGTCTTTCCCTTCATAGTTATCACTCAACGAAGTATCTTGCAGATATTTTGGTCAGCTTCATGAAGAAATCTGGTGAAGACATAATCAGTACAACTGAAGAATACCTTACTGATACTGACCACCAGTCATTCTGGGATGCAGGTTATCCAGCGGTTAACGTCCGAAGTGGGCATAGACCTGATCCAGAGAATCCCCCTTCGGATTCCAAGAACAGTCCTGATTATAATACAACTCAAGCTATACTGCTCGCAAAAGCAGCTGCAACAACAGCTGTGTATCTTTCCCAACAAGGGAATGGCAACACGACTGACGTAAAAATTGAGAGCAGTCTTGCTGCCAATCATGAAATGTCATACTACACAGCAATGACAATTAACCAACGAATGAACATTTCAGCTATCCTCTCTAACCAAGGGACGCTTGATTTACAAATACGAAATGCTAGTGATGTTATTCTCCCCTCGACATCGATATCTGGAAATTTCACATTGCTGCAAACCGATTATGCGACTGGTCTCGGTCAAGTTTGTGTAACTATTCTCAATAACGAAAACACCACAATGAGCTTCGAAATACACCTCAGGTATGAGTCTGATACTGATGGTAACGGGGTACCAGATGCCGAGCAATACACTTGGCCACCTCCGGATCCCCCTCTGGATTGGGATAAAGATGGACTTCCCAATAAGGATGAGAATGAGGAAGGTACCGACATATTTGTTGCAGACACTGATGGTGATTCGATGAACGATGGTCCGGAGATTGAAAACGGTCTTGACCCTCTGGTTGAAGACAGCTTGAAGGACCTAGATGATGACGGCCTTACCAACATTCGCGAGATGCGTATGGGCTTGGCGCCTAATAACAATGATACTGATAGCGACAGGATTCCCGACGGCTGGGAAGTTCTTTTCCGAACGGATCCTCTGGTAAATGATTCCACAGTTGATGCTGATAATGATAATTTGACGAACTATGAAGAGTACCAGAATGGTTCCGACCCATTGAAAATTGATGGGGATTCAGACGGACTAACTGATTGGGAAGAGGTCCAGTTAGGAACAGACCCACTGAATGATGATTCTGATGAGGATGGTTTAGAGGATGAACTGGAGATACTTGAGGGGTTGGATCCTCTTGTTCCAGATTATGACTCTGATCTGTCACCCGATGGACTAGACCCCAATCCGAGAGTGAATGCTCTTCTAGTAATCATCATGCTGAGTTGTGTGCCCATACTAATAGGTAGCATCATCTTCTGGCGACGTATTGGCTGA
- a CDS encoding glycine cleavage system protein H has product MVTKEGFEFPSDLFYNSDQIWLKKEDGKVRIGFTTFGMELAGKIKFVRLRPPGRSIDAGRSIGTLESGKWTGAVKSPVTGKLVEVNDELKTNPTILNEDPYGEGWIAVLEPENLEEDLESMQGADGLEEWVEAEWEDKSGDL; this is encoded by the coding sequence ATGGTGACTAAGGAAGGTTTCGAATTTCCAAGCGACCTTTTCTACAATAGCGATCAGATTTGGCTGAAAAAAGAAGATGGCAAAGTTAGGATTGGTTTTACTACTTTCGGGATGGAACTAGCAGGCAAGATTAAGTTTGTCCGTCTCCGTCCTCCTGGTAGGAGCATTGATGCTGGCCGTAGCATTGGAACGCTTGAATCTGGAAAATGGACAGGAGCTGTCAAATCTCCAGTAACAGGAAAGCTCGTTGAAGTCAATGATGAACTGAAAACAAATCCTACGATTCTCAATGAAGATCCCTATGGAGAAGGCTGGATTGCTGTTCTTGAGCCTGAGAATCTAGAGGAAGACCTTGAGAGTATGCAAGGTGCTGATGGTCTAGAGGAATGGGTCGAGGCGGAATGGGAAGATAAGAGCGGCGACCTATGA
- a CDS encoding helicase-associated domain-containing protein — MTKENLESELEHMFRDDLIVACQYWGIDISGSSSTHELKDLLAEKMRDPKARKRVFNTFAKKELDLLGILSLSGGAMSNDRLKPFRRIYSYGQLNQTERDLRKKGIIIRRIMSRLTEYGREVAEFKIMDFFIPHLRELFSKKPEETLDKPKDNLKFVNQRDTLLIDVLQTVSYFAKNEVKLTSSWEFPKREMEKIIERLSEPTEERFEIVQKIGKKATAFTMTEDDYVLPANVKRVFNGNQERVSRRILLSALGRTRAIWASSDQPTEYSLNLIICRLREADEGDWIRVDDLHEWIRSELYLENQPLKWLKVDEERVRLALETPILLGIVESAYKGDTVHAIKLTDMGANVIYGREKEHHDEQDTFFVVPNFEITAFTTEMNYYNLYRLMLISEPVKTDVVSTFQITEESIFRAVEMGLRETEILEFLQKESSKPVPDNVVRSIEDWTSQTTFAVVSDVTIFETDTERELDHLMLLEEFTKYVERRIGPKAVILEGDVESLTEDLEEHKCHIRKADEEPRESKQGHTLSMPFPEDASPRSQKGSEDLPDECQGCPAVHSCNRVVRRRSED, encoded by the coding sequence CTAAGGAGAACCTAGAAAGCGAACTCGAACACATGTTCAGAGATGACTTGATCGTCGCTTGTCAATACTGGGGAATCGACATTAGTGGAAGCTCCTCAACCCATGAGCTCAAGGATTTACTTGCAGAAAAAATGCGAGATCCGAAAGCTCGGAAGAGAGTATTCAACACATTTGCGAAAAAGGAGCTGGATCTTTTGGGGATTCTGAGCTTGAGCGGCGGAGCGATGTCGAATGATAGACTGAAACCATTTAGAAGGATTTACAGCTACGGACAGCTCAATCAAACCGAACGGGACCTTCGGAAGAAAGGCATCATCATTAGGAGAATCATGAGCCGACTTACTGAATATGGGCGGGAAGTAGCTGAATTCAAAATCATGGATTTCTTTATTCCCCATCTCAGAGAGCTATTTTCGAAAAAACCAGAAGAAACACTGGACAAGCCAAAAGACAATCTCAAATTTGTTAATCAACGGGATACGCTTCTTATTGATGTCCTCCAAACCGTCTCATATTTCGCGAAAAACGAGGTTAAGCTCACCAGCTCATGGGAGTTTCCAAAGAGAGAGATGGAGAAAATAATCGAGAGATTATCAGAACCAACAGAGGAACGGTTTGAAATAGTACAGAAAATAGGAAAGAAAGCTACAGCATTCACAATGACTGAAGATGACTATGTATTGCCAGCTAATGTCAAACGAGTATTCAATGGTAATCAAGAACGAGTTTCAAGAAGAATTCTTCTTTCAGCTCTTGGTCGGACCCGGGCAATATGGGCATCATCAGATCAACCAACAGAATACTCGCTGAACCTCATCATATGCCGTCTCCGAGAAGCAGATGAAGGAGATTGGATAAGGGTTGACGATTTGCATGAGTGGATTCGTAGCGAACTCTATCTAGAGAACCAGCCTCTGAAATGGCTGAAGGTTGATGAGGAACGAGTGAGGCTGGCATTGGAGACTCCGATTCTTCTCGGTATAGTCGAATCTGCCTACAAAGGTGATACAGTGCACGCTATCAAATTAACAGATATGGGTGCAAACGTCATATATGGAAGGGAAAAGGAGCATCACGACGAACAAGACACTTTCTTCGTCGTACCGAACTTCGAAATAACAGCATTCACAACAGAAATGAACTACTACAATTTGTACCGACTCATGCTCATCAGTGAACCAGTCAAGACCGATGTAGTGAGTACATTCCAGATTACAGAAGAGTCAATTTTCAGGGCTGTAGAGATGGGACTGCGAGAAACCGAAATCTTGGAATTTCTGCAAAAAGAAAGCAGTAAGCCGGTTCCGGACAATGTTGTGAGATCGATTGAAGACTGGACATCTCAAACCACTTTCGCAGTGGTCTCAGATGTTACTATCTTCGAAACAGATACTGAGAGAGAGCTTGACCATCTCATGCTTCTGGAAGAGTTCACTAAGTATGTCGAGCGTAGAATAGGCCCGAAAGCAGTGATTCTAGAGGGTGACGTCGAAAGCCTGACTGAGGATCTAGAGGAGCACAAATGCCATATCAGAAAGGCTGACGAGGAACCCAGAGAGAGCAAACAGGGGCACACTTTATCTATGCCGTTTCCAGAAGATGCCTCACCAAGAAGTCAGAAGGGTAGCGAAGATTTGCCAGACGAATGCCAAGGCTGCCCGGCTGTACACTCTTGTAATCGAGTCGTAAGACGGCGTTCTGAAGATTAG
- a CDS encoding peroxiredoxin, protein MVQIGEKAPDFETVDESGNKFRLRDHQGEKIALAFYPKDFTPGCTSEMCSLRDGYEIFEDAGITVYGISGGSAESHQEFREKHNLPFHLLMDEDLEIAQKYDASSRLSVIGLGVKRVTYLIDEEGTVEGIFGGDGEEKVKSSEHAKQISQFWGLKL, encoded by the coding sequence ATGGTCCAAATAGGCGAAAAAGCTCCGGATTTCGAAACAGTTGACGAGAGTGGTAACAAGTTCAGATTGAGGGATCATCAGGGAGAGAAAATCGCGCTAGCTTTTTACCCTAAAGATTTCACACCTGGTTGTACCTCCGAAATGTGTTCTCTTAGAGACGGTTACGAAATATTCGAGGATGCGGGAATAACAGTATATGGTATATCCGGAGGATCAGCAGAATCACATCAGGAATTCCGTGAGAAACACAATTTGCCATTTCATCTCCTAATGGATGAAGACCTAGAAATTGCACAGAAATATGACGCGAGCAGCAGACTCAGCGTCATTGGGCTAGGGGTCAAACGCGTTACTTATCTCATCGATGAAGAAGGGACAGTTGAGGGTATTTTTGGTGGCGATGGGGAAGAGAAGGTCAAATCCAGCGAGCATGCAAAGCAGATATCTCAATTTTGGGGACTCAAGTTGTAG
- a CDS encoding NADP-dependent malic enzyme has protein sequence MPEEKLSAEELKKKAEKPGKDAMVLHPYYKGKIQSIGKAPVRDFSDFAIWYTPGVAKACTAIKEKPEQVYSMTNKGNMVAVVSDGTRVLGLGDIGPEAAGPVMEGKSILFKYLGGVDAWPVCLDTKDADDIIKTVKLIQPSFGGINLEDISKPKCYRVLEELRADDDVNIPVWHDDAQGTATVVLAGVLGGLNVVEKDIENIKVAMIGVGSANTRTAYLLIAAGVDPKNMVMVDSKGAIYADREDIVEEKDYDTFKYDLAQKTNPERHTGKLVDVIDGADVLIGASRPKPGTIKKEAVEKMADDAIVYACANPLPEIWPWDAKDAGARIVGTGRSDFENQINNSLGFPGIFRGTLDVQATTITDEMCIAAAEALAELGAEEASEHKVIPTMSQWELYPREATAVGMKAIEQGIARKEWERDELYEHAEEIIRRSRAASETLYKEGHIPKAPET, from the coding sequence ATGCCTGAAGAAAAACTCTCAGCGGAAGAACTGAAGAAGAAGGCTGAGAAGCCAGGAAAAGACGCCATGGTGCTGCATCCTTACTACAAAGGAAAAATACAGTCAATTGGTAAGGCACCAGTACGTGACTTTTCCGACTTCGCCATTTGGTATACACCTGGTGTTGCCAAAGCATGTACAGCTATCAAAGAGAAACCTGAACAAGTCTACAGCATGACTAACAAAGGGAACATGGTGGCTGTCGTAAGCGATGGGACACGTGTTCTTGGATTAGGTGATATCGGCCCTGAAGCAGCTGGCCCAGTTATGGAGGGCAAATCAATTCTCTTCAAATACCTAGGCGGTGTAGATGCGTGGCCAGTATGCCTTGATACTAAGGATGCTGATGACATCATCAAGACAGTGAAGCTTATCCAACCATCCTTTGGGGGCATCAACCTTGAAGACATCTCAAAGCCGAAATGTTACAGGGTTCTTGAGGAACTGCGAGCAGATGACGACGTGAACATCCCTGTCTGGCACGATGATGCACAGGGAACAGCAACTGTAGTTCTCGCGGGTGTATTGGGCGGTCTTAATGTCGTTGAGAAGGACATCGAGAATATCAAAGTCGCAATGATTGGAGTTGGATCAGCCAATACCCGAACAGCATATCTCCTGATAGCAGCGGGTGTCGATCCGAAAAACATGGTTATGGTCGACAGCAAGGGCGCTATCTATGCAGATCGAGAGGACATAGTCGAAGAGAAAGACTATGATACGTTCAAGTACGATTTAGCTCAGAAGACAAACCCTGAGCGGCATACCGGAAAGCTAGTTGATGTCATCGATGGGGCAGACGTTCTGATTGGTGCATCACGTCCAAAGCCAGGCACTATCAAGAAAGAAGCTGTTGAAAAAATGGCTGACGATGCCATTGTTTACGCGTGCGCTAATCCACTGCCAGAAATTTGGCCGTGGGATGCCAAAGACGCAGGCGCCAGGATTGTGGGTACCGGTCGTAGTGACTTCGAGAACCAAATCAACAACTCACTCGGGTTCCCAGGTATCTTCCGAGGCACCCTCGATGTGCAGGCTACTACCATCACTGATGAAATGTGCATAGCTGCTGCTGAAGCACTTGCTGAGCTTGGAGCTGAAGAAGCTTCTGAGCATAAAGTGATACCTACAATGAGCCAGTGGGAATTATATCCCCGGGAAGCAACGGCTGTTGGTATGAAGGCAATCGAGCAAGGAATCGCTCGAAAAGAGTGGGAACGAGACGAGCTGTACGAGCACGCGGAAGAAATTATCCGAAGATCTCGAGCAGCATCAGAAACCCTCTACAAGGAAGGGCACATTCCAAAAGCCCCAGAAACTTAG
- a CDS encoding orc1/cdc6 family replication initiation protein has product MAMVDPHRSPRGLFDPYYVPEDLLHRDREIKRINGFYGDSYEDQYGINCLVHGITGVGMTVFSRYFLTKLVPDNFDALTVYVDAEHKDTLEIVSELNDKIHKKANRPITVAFDLNVLWMQFKRTASKVDKRAVFVIDNIDETNEEIYSKVAQLSKEIKASTIGVLNSHDYRRLTKSSATSMAYDLEIPLDVYTQSQLYDIVRMRVEDTFPLTLTDEVIRYLTDIVCEFDASRPKTSIEALKTLWPLSRQGKQIDSDVVRAATSKIAEYAYDQDYLDIVETVSMNDYMTLLVLEALTEHLMHYKQETYIDRQTLDEIVAIKCEEMGVRYSVKDVNKSLQTLIFQSVVFESGYSANLLYVLVPPEILHDAALQMRRELARRK; this is encoded by the coding sequence ATGGCGATGGTAGACCCACACAGATCTCCGAGGGGCCTGTTTGACCCGTATTATGTTCCTGAAGACCTTCTACACAGAGACAGAGAAATCAAGAGGATCAATGGATTTTATGGCGATTCCTACGAGGACCAGTATGGTATCAATTGTCTTGTGCACGGCATAACAGGTGTTGGTATGACCGTATTCTCACGTTACTTCCTAACCAAGCTCGTGCCGGATAATTTTGATGCTCTAACAGTGTATGTAGATGCTGAGCACAAAGATACACTCGAAATCGTATCGGAACTAAATGACAAAATCCACAAAAAAGCGAATAGACCCATAACTGTTGCCTTTGATCTTAATGTACTTTGGATGCAATTCAAACGAACTGCATCGAAAGTAGATAAGCGGGCGGTATTTGTCATAGACAATATAGATGAAACGAACGAAGAGATTTACTCAAAAGTGGCTCAGCTTTCAAAGGAAATCAAAGCCAGTACTATTGGGGTTCTGAACAGCCATGACTACCGAAGACTAACAAAATCATCAGCAACAAGTATGGCATACGATTTGGAGATTCCACTTGATGTTTATACTCAGTCCCAGCTTTACGACATTGTTAGAATGAGGGTTGAAGATACCTTTCCGTTAACACTAACCGATGAGGTTATTCGCTATCTGACAGACATTGTATGCGAATTCGATGCCAGTAGGCCGAAAACATCAATTGAGGCCCTCAAGACTTTGTGGCCACTTTCCAGACAGGGCAAACAGATTGACTCAGATGTTGTCAGAGCAGCTACTTCGAAAATCGCAGAGTATGCCTACGATCAGGATTATCTCGATATTGTTGAAACGGTCAGCATGAATGATTACATGACGCTATTGGTTCTGGAGGCATTGACAGAACATTTGATGCATTACAAACAGGAAACCTACATCGACCGACAAACCCTTGATGAAATCGTAGCAATCAAGTGCGAGGAAATGGGAGTGCGGTACTCGGTTAAGGATGTGAACAAGAGTCTCCAGACACTTATCTTTCAGAGTGTTGTCTTTGAATCTGGGTACTCGGCCAACTTACTATATGTTCTAGTTCCACCCGAGATACTTCACGATGCGGCCCTTCAAATGAGAAGAGAACTAGCCAGAAGAAAATAG
- a CDS encoding (Fe-S)-binding protein — protein MSFGRCVRCGSCLKICPMFDVTGDEKFSPRGKMYVLQVMDMIEDDEEAGKEFRKLLFECTMCGRCDEICESDVDLLQVWHEQRGNAISESPEQFDYLQSLKKSLGNVKNIYGLPEEDRAVYWLDEIELEIPEIRDRVYQEGKTAKTMIFLGCLMSFRASQMDVVRALFDVLEHLHSDYLVMGAEEFCCGHPLHLMGDDESAQDLWNHNKDIIDSAKVEQVVTCCPGCLIQLSQHHDFKRAEVLHHTEYLDQVLDEVPRYKQEVEMAYHDPCELHRISDVKEEPRSLLQKMGIDFREMDLSCCGGGGLLRMTDPDLSDKIMAVRAKRENLADTVVVTCCPSCREQFLANDIQTRDIVELLANSYEGREE, from the coding sequence ATGTCTTTCGGTCGCTGTGTGCGATGTGGCTCGTGCCTCAAAATCTGCCCCATGTTCGATGTAACGGGGGATGAGAAATTCTCCCCACGTGGAAAAATGTATGTCCTGCAAGTCATGGACATGATAGAAGACGATGAAGAAGCTGGAAAGGAATTCCGCAAACTACTTTTCGAATGTACAATGTGCGGCAGATGTGATGAAATCTGTGAATCAGATGTTGATCTTTTGCAAGTGTGGCATGAACAGAGGGGTAATGCCATTAGCGAATCACCTGAACAGTTTGACTACCTGCAATCACTAAAGAAATCCTTGGGCAACGTCAAGAATATCTATGGTCTGCCCGAAGAAGATAGAGCCGTCTACTGGCTCGACGAGATAGAGCTGGAAATTCCCGAAATCCGGGACCGAGTATATCAAGAAGGAAAAACCGCCAAGACTATGATATTCCTTGGTTGTCTCATGTCCTTTAGAGCAAGTCAGATGGATGTTGTACGTGCTCTTTTCGACGTTCTTGAGCATCTCCACAGCGACTATCTTGTAATGGGAGCAGAAGAATTCTGCTGTGGACATCCCCTTCATCTCATGGGAGATGACGAATCTGCACAGGATTTGTGGAACCACAACAAAGACATTATCGATTCTGCGAAAGTGGAACAAGTTGTAACCTGTTGCCCAGGATGCCTCATTCAGTTGTCACAGCATCACGATTTCAAAAGAGCTGAGGTACTCCACCACACAGAGTATCTTGATCAAGTACTTGATGAGGTTCCAAGATATAAACAGGAAGTAGAGATGGCTTACCATGATCCCTGTGAGCTCCATCGCATAAGTGACGTGAAGGAAGAGCCACGGTCCCTGCTCCAGAAAATGGGGATTGACTTCAGAGAAATGGATCTTTCTTGCTGTGGAGGTGGAGGGTTGTTACGAATGACTGATCCTGACCTCAGCGACAAAATAATGGCAGTAAGGGCAAAACGTGAAAATCTGGCAGATACGGTTGTAGTGACCTGTTGTCCCTCTTGTCGTGAGCAGTTTTTGGCCAACGATATTCAAACCCGTGACATTGTCGAGCTACTAGCCAACAGCTATGAGGGGAGAGAAGAATGA